The window CAGAGGGGAGATATGAATGGCATGCCAAAGGGGCCATGCCGAATCAGCAATCACAGCACTGAGATTGATGCCCCCGGCAAACTCTTGGCTTGCTGGAAGACATGCTAATGGGAATTACCTTGCGCATGTGCGCATCCTCAAGCTGTGAGTTATCAGACCTGACCTTAGGAAGCAGAGATCCTCAGTATGGCACTCTCCATTGGGAGGAGAATTCTGAAACAAATGCTCTGCTCCTTTCCAAAGCACTCATCCTGCGGCAGGCATTCATCACTGCATGAAACTGCTACTCTGTGATATTGAGGGATGGCAAGAGGGCTGAGGGCACAGCAGGGAGGAAAACGGAGGGAACAACACCAGCAGGACAGGCCAAGGCAGGTGAAGACAGTGCGCCTAGTAACAACAGCGGCAACCGTCCCTGCCTGTATATGTGGGGTGTGCAGCACTGGTTTAACTGTGTAAAGCAGTGCGACAAACCATCAATCCATGGTTTTGTTGGGTTGGTTTTTGCTACCAAACTGGCTAAAACCATGAATAAACAGCCCTAAGTCGTGCAGTGCCTTTTTTTTGGGTGGCATGCTGACAAGTTTGCCATTAAGAATCATTGACATCATGTTATATCTCTGGCAAGTTTGCTGTTGACGCATGCGAATGCTCATCTGGATACTACTCGTGTCTTTTTATTCGATGCAGGGTCTGTTAAAAACTCGCATCAATTAAGTTGGGATTTTGCAAGCTAAATATGGTAAAAAGATCTCACATCAATTACATTAAGATGGTAAAGAGATCTCACATCAATTGCATCAAGATAGTAAAAATAATCTCACATGAAAATATGAAAAGATGGAAGCCTTCCACAAAAGTTAAATAATAAAGGAATTATGGAGCTCACAACACAAGTCAGGATCATATTGTTGATTACTAAACACTTCTAACGCTAAGGTTAACAAAGTACAAAGTAGCAGGAGCCAATTTAACAAGTTGTGAAAGGCACATAGCTGACAAAGGTCAAGGTCGTATATAGTAACACAATCAAACAGACAATGCACCGCCGATGGCAAAATGAGAAAATCCCACTAAATCAACAGACAATTTATAGTAACAAATTTGACGGTAACAACCTTTGAATCCAGGCAAAGCTGGGAAGTCTTCATTTTGAATGCTGAATTCCTGGTTTTGTTGAACAATAGTATTAACACCAACTCCTTGCTTGCGTAGTGACCCTGCAATTTAAAGAAATTGGCAACCCTCCGAATCATAATAAGAATATATTGGTTTCCAGCACTTTTACCATATTGTCCTTGTGGACCACCAGCTGAACTAGGTCGACCAGTCAATTGGGGAAAATCATTTATGTCAAATGGAGCAGTATCATTGGCATCATGCAACATCCCAATAGAACTTAGAGAATTATTTCCTGCTTGAATTTGGTTCTGTGGTAATGAACCTCCAGATGTTGGATAAGAACTTCCAAGCATATTTATCAACTGAGGAGATGCTGGTTTCAGATATTAACAAAAAGGGGGCTGGATGAGACATGCACTCTGATAAACAGATAAATACCATGCACGCTTCTTATTATAACCATTCCAAAAAAATTAAGACATGTTTCACTATTATACAGAGTAAAAAATACACAAGCTTTTAGATGTATGCTTTAATTCTATGAACATCTGGGTTGCATGAGTTGCCCTGCGGTACATGAGAAGAAAACTACAAATGTTCAAAACTTGGTTCAAGTGTAACTGAGGGAATCTTTGATGAGGCACTACTTCTGCCTCTCACTTTACGTGGCTTCATTATCACAGTTACAAAACAGTACCACAAAGCAGAAGCTACATGCTGATACAAAAAGCTCCAAAATAAACTACATCAAATAAGGGAGTTCACATTTATTTCATATGCCCAATTTAGATTATTCAGTTTGAGCCTTGAAGAAAGAAATGTAGCAAGTGGCAATAAACACATGGAACATGTTTTCAGGTATAGTTGAGGCTAAAACTAAAGACAAATGAGAAGCAAGCAACAATGAAACATGAAGTCCATTTAGATCTATGAAAAAAAGAATATTCCACATGTTTATGGGGTAGGTGTAATCGATTACCTTGCTGAAGCAGGCCATTCATCATCCTGCTAGATCCTTGCACATTTAGATTACCACTCACAGTGTTGCCACTCAGATTCATCCGAGATGCAATACTTGGCACAGATAAGCCACCAGAGCTTATATTTCTTCCAATATTACTTCCACCTACAATATTTCCTACAGAACTTGTGATCCTTGGGCCCAAGTTTCCTAAAGATGGAGATACCGAAATCCCAGGAACAGAATTGCGACTACCACTGGCGCCCAAGCTCGAGGATAAGCCTTGAATGTTACCACCAATATTCATGCTGCTACTAAATGCTGGACCTGCACCAACATTCATCCCTCTACCACTGACACCTGAATGTGCGTGTGGAATCTGCAAAGAGGCCAGATAATAAATAATCTTTCTCCACATGGATGCACAGAAAGAGAACACTGCCACTTTAAACAAAATTTAATCCTTGGATTATATAAGGCATTAACATGAATGTGTATGCTGAGTCGCTGACCACAGAATAAGAAAAAGAACTACAACATAAATAAAGGTGAGCATTAGAACCTGAGACATGGCAACCGGAAGGTTATTTGAGGTGAATCTCCCAGAAATGCTCCCACCGGGTTGTTGAACCCCAGAGGATGGAAGGCCACTCATTGCAGCATTCCTTTGTGCAAGTGATCCAGGCATATTTGGAAGGTTGAAACTTCCATGAATGTTGTGCAAACCTTTGAAAATATCAGGAAAAAAGGCTTTTACTTCATCAACATGGTATGATATAAGTGAACTAACAAAAGTTTAGTATTATATACTCACCAGAATGATGGAAACCTGGAATTGATCCGGATTGGCCTGAAAAGGATGCTGTAAATGGCCTTCCAGTTGAGTCCGGAAGATTTGATGCGGAACTATTAAGGTTTGACTGCCAATGAAAGAAGAATTGAGTGatataaaaagaataaaatagGATATTGAGTTAAACCTCAACAGCAAAAGTGTAAAGCCATATTGAGTTAAGCAGGAACCTAGATGTTCGAGTATGAGACAATAATCAAAGAGTTAAAGATGAAATACTCATCTGTTGTCCAAATAAAAAATGCAACTAAACAAACAAGCCAATGACCTACCAAATCACAATGTAACAATACCACTGTCATGATTTACTTATTGATATTCTCCAATGCCCAGATTTTACTATGACCTTTTTATCAAGTATAGTCTATTGAGCACAAAATAATTGGTGTGACATTTTGATGTACGTTTGTTAACGATTCCTTTCATGTAACTCTTATGTGATTCCTCTTTAAATATATGCCTAGCTATAGTTAAATTTATGAATGCTTAACTATGTTCATACAAGAATAACATCAATTCTGGACCCAAGGTAGTAAACAAATACAAACATACAACATGAATACATAATGATAGCAAGAAAGAGGCATGTCGAATCATGGAAGTGCATACATTAAGCAAGCCTGACATTTTGAAGACAACAAGGAGTGAAGAgtcaaagcaaatgaagattatCCACCAAAAATGCATGATGCAGCAAGCCCTTCCAATCTGAAATAGAATGAAGATGCGATTATAATTAGTCAGTAATAGGGAATCGTAGGAAGATAACTTACATTTAAACAAGCTAGACAACATATAGCAAGTAAAGCAATTAAGGATGCGACTAATCAGTTATTAAGCACCTGTCATTCAATTGAAATGCCAcaactacaacaacaacaaaaatttaGTCCCATGCTAGTTGGGCAAGGCTAGAGATTAAAACCAACATGAGCcacaagaaaaagggaaaacttgtataaatataaaaaagctCACTTGAAACACCACTAAAGGATAGATGCAAGAAGTCAGTCAGAATTAAATCACTATACTTCTCACAATAATTACAGAAAATTTGAAACCAGTATAAACCGAAGTGCACAGGTCAGCATGATATGAAAGCGTGCCAACTTTTATAACAGACCGAAGTAGGCAGAAGAGTTACAAGCCTGATTTTTCTGCCATAAACCACTGCGATAGACCTGCATTTCCACTGGCGGAGAGCCCGGTAGGGCAAGGTATGGCTGTTGCCATACCTCAGATTTTGCTAGAGGTACACACGCTCAACTTTGGGCTGAATTATTTAGGGGAGATTTTACCCATTTAGACATTAGAACAAATGCTATACTGAACTTTCGCTTTATCAGTCCAGCTGCGCCATACCTCAATTTTGTTCCGTCCTCCACCACTGCAGCATGCTAGCAACACAGTACACACAACGGTTGACACAGAAACTACCGAACACCTTCCCACTCCCTCGATCATCCCTGCACGTACGAGCACGCCGATCTCAACATAACACACGCCCACACATGGAAGGAAAATTCCAGCGAAGTCATCATAACACAATCCCCACCCCATAAAGGCAATCGCCGCACGGACGAAAAGGAACACGCATAGA is drawn from Panicum virgatum strain AP13 chromosome 1N, P.virgatum_v5, whole genome shotgun sequence and contains these coding sequences:
- the LOC120657393 gene encoding probable NOT transcription complex subunit VIP2 isoform X7 translates to MHFWWIIFICFDSSLLVVFKMSGLLNSNLNSSASNLPDSTGRPFTASFSGQSGSIPGFHHSGLHNIHGSFNLPNMPGSLAQRNAAMSGLPSSGVQQPGGSISGRFTSNNLPVAMSQIPHAHSGVSGRGMNVGAGPAFSSSMNIGGNIQGLSSSLGASGSRNSVPGISVSPSLGNLGPRITSSVGNIVGGSNIGRNISSGGLSVPSIASRMNLSGNTVSGNLNVQGSSRMMNGLLQQASPQLINMLGSSYPTSGGSLPQNQIQAGNNSLSSIGMLHDANDTAPFDINDFPQLTGRPSSAGGPQGQYGKSAGNQYILIMIRRVANFFKLQGHYASKELVLILLFNKTRNSAFKMKTSQLCLDSKMARSVGFNLGSSYPPNRQQHQQGVNSVQNAGTQNIGLRPLNQAPPSLAPYDQILQQYQQPQTQNPFRMQQMPSAAHSFRDQIQKIQGGTSPPDPYGLLGLLGVIRMNDAELASLALGIDLTTLGLNLNSPDNLYKTFGSPWSNEPAKGDPDFHIPSCYFSEQTPALQTILFQKLHLATLFYIFYSMPKDEAQLYAAHELYSRGWFFHKESRLWFTKIPNVEPLVKTHIYERGSYGFFDPQIWETVRKDNFVLHYELVEKRPALPSVAQNVR
- the LOC120657393 gene encoding probable NOT transcription complex subunit VIP2 isoform X4, whose product is MHFWWIIFICFDSSLLVVFKMSGLLNSNLNSSASNLPDSTGRPFTASFSGQSGSIPGFHHSGLHNIHGSFNLPNMPGSLAQRNAAMSGLPSSGVQQPGGSISGRFTSNNLPVAMSQIPHAHSGVSGRGMNVGAGPAFSSSMNIGGNIQGLSSSLGASGSRNSVPGISVSPSLGNLGPRITSSVGNIVGGSNIGRNISSGGLSVPSIASRMNLSGNTVSGNLNVQGSSRMMNGLLQQASPQLINMLGSSYPTSGGSLPQNQIQAGNNSLSSIGMLHDANDTAPFDINDFPQLTGRPSSAGGPQGQYGSLRKQGVGVNTIVQQNQEFSIQNEDFPALPGFKGNSSDYAMELHHKEQLHENVPVMQTQQYPMARSVGFNLGSSYPPNRQQHQQGVNSVQNAGTQNIGLRPLNQAPPSLAPYDQILQQYQQPQTQNPFRMQQMPSAAHSFRDQIQKIQGGTSPPDPYGLLGLLGVIRMNDAELASLALGIDLTTLGLNLNSPDNLYKTFGSPWSNEPAKGDPDFHIPSCYFSEQTPALQTILFQKLHLATLFYIFYSMPKDEAQLYAAHELYSRGWFFHKESRLWFTKIPNVEPLVKTHIYERGSYGFFDPQIWETVRKDNFVLHYELVEKRPALPSVAQNVR
- the LOC120657393 gene encoding probable NOT transcription complex subunit VIP2 isoform X1 encodes the protein MIEGVGRCSVVSVSTVVCTVLLACCSGGGRNKIEIGRACCIMHFWWIIFICFDSSLLVVFKMSGLLNSNLNSSASNLPDSTGRPFTASFSGQSGSIPGFHHSGLHNIHGSFNLPNMPGSLAQRNAAMSGLPSSGVQQPGGSISGRFTSNNLPVAMSQIPHAHSGVSGRGMNVGAGPAFSSSMNIGGNIQGLSSSLGASGSRNSVPGISVSPSLGNLGPRITSSVGNIVGGSNIGRNISSGGLSVPSIASRMNLSGNTVSGNLNVQGSSRMMNGLLQQASPQLINMLGSSYPTSGGSLPQNQIQAGNNSLSSIGMLHDANDTAPFDINDFPQLTGRPSSAGGPQGQYGSLRKQGVGVNTIVQQNQEFSIQNEDFPALPGFKGNSSDYAMELHHKEQLHENVPVMQTQQYPMARSVGFNLGSSYPPNRQQHQQGVNSVQNAGTQNIGLRPLNQAPPSLAPYDQILQQYQQPQTQNPFRMQQMPSAAHSFRDQIQKIQGGTSPPDPYGLLGLLGVIRMNDAELASLALGIDLTTLGLNLNSPDNLYKTFGSPWSNEPAKGDPDFHIPSCYFSEQTPALQTILFQKLHLATLFYIFYSMPKDEAQLYAAHELYSRGWFFHKESRLWFTKIPNVEPLVKTHIYERGSYGFFDPQIWETVRKDNFVLHYELVEKRPALPSVAQNVR
- the LOC120657393 gene encoding probable NOT transcription complex subunit VIP2 isoform X3, with translation MIEGVGRCSVVSVSTVVCTVLLACCSGGGRNKIEIGRACCIMHFWWIIFICFDSSLLVVFKMSGLLNSNLNSSASNLPDSTGRPFTASFSGQSGSIPGFHHSGLHNIHGSFNLPNMPGSLAQRNAAMSGLPSSGVQQPGGSISGRFTSNNLPVAMSQIPHAHSGVSGRGMNVGAGPAFSSSMNIGGNIQGLSSSLGASGSRNSVPGISVSPSLGNLGPRITSSVGNIVGGSNIGRNISSGGLSVPSIASRMNLSGNTVSGNLNVQGSSRMMNGLLQQGSLRKQGVGVNTIVQQNQEFSIQNEDFPALPGFKGNSSDYAMELHHKEQLHENVPVMQTQQYPMARSVGFNLGSSYPPNRQQHQQGVNSVQNAGTQNIGLRPLNQAPPSLAPYDQILQQYQQPQTQNPFRMQQMPSAAHSFRDQIQKIQGGTSPPDPYGLLGLLGVIRMNDAELASLALGIDLTTLGLNLNSPDNLYKTFGSPWSNEPAKGDPDFHIPSCYFSEQTPALQTILFQKLHLATLFYIFYSMPKDEAQLYAAHELYSRGWFFHKESRLWFTKIPNVEPLVKTHIYERGSYGFFDPQIWETVRKDNFVLHYELVEKRPALPSVAQNVR
- the LOC120657393 gene encoding probable NOT transcription complex subunit VIP2 isoform X6: MHFWWIIFICFDSSLLVVFKMSGLLNSNLNSSASNLPDSTGRPFTASFSGQSGSIPGFHHSGLHNIHGSFNLPNMPGSLAQRNAAMSGLPSSGVQQPGGSISGRFTSNNLPVAMSQIPHAHSGVSGRGMNVGAGPAFSSSMNIGGNIQGLSSSLGASGSRNSVPGISVSPSLGNLGPRITSSVGNIVGGSNIGRNISSGGLSVPSIASRMNLSGNTVSGNLNVQGSSRMMNGLLQQASPQLINMLGSSYPTSGGSLPQNQIQAGNNSLSSIGMLHDANDTAPFDINDFPQLTGRPSSAGGPQGQYGSLRKQGVGVNTIVQQNQEFSIQNEDFPALPGFKDYAMELHHKEQLHENVPVMQTQQYPMARSVGFNLGSSYPPNRQQHQQGVNSVQNAGTQNIGLRPLNQAPPSLAPYDQILQQYQQPQTQNPFRMQQMPSAAHSFRDQIQKIQGGTSPPDPYGLLGLLGVIRMNDAELASLALGIDLTTLGLNLNSPDNLYKTFGSPWSNEPAKGDPDFHIPSCYFSEQTPALQTILFQKLHLATLFYIFYSMPKDEAQLYAAHELYSRGWFFHKESRLWFTKIPNVEPLVKTHIYERGSYGFFDPQIWETVRKDNFVLHYELVEKRPALPSVAQNVR
- the LOC120657393 gene encoding probable NOT transcription complex subunit VIP2 isoform X2 — encoded protein: MIEGVGRCSVVSVSTVVCTVLLACCSGGGRNKIEIGRACCIMHFWWIIFICFDSSLLVVFKMSGLLNSNLNSSASNLPDSTGRPFTASFSGQSGSIPGFHHSGLHNIHGSFNLPNMPGSLAQRNAAMSGLPSSGVQQPGGSISGRFTSNNLPVAMSQIPHAHSGVSGRGMNVGAGPAFSSSMNIGGNIQGLSSSLGASGSRNSVPGISVSPSLGNLGPRITSSVGNIVGGSNIGRNISSGGLSVPSIASRMNLSGNTVSGNLNVQGSSRMMNGLLQQASPQLINMLGSSYPTSGGSLPQNQIQAGNNSLSSIGMLHDANDTAPFDINDFPQLTGRPSSAGGPQGQYGSLRKQGVGVNTIVQQNQEFSIQNEDFPALPGFKDYAMELHHKEQLHENVPVMQTQQYPMARSVGFNLGSSYPPNRQQHQQGVNSVQNAGTQNIGLRPLNQAPPSLAPYDQILQQYQQPQTQNPFRMQQMPSAAHSFRDQIQKIQGGTSPPDPYGLLGLLGVIRMNDAELASLALGIDLTTLGLNLNSPDNLYKTFGSPWSNEPAKGDPDFHIPSCYFSEQTPALQTILFQKLHLATLFYIFYSMPKDEAQLYAAHELYSRGWFFHKESRLWFTKIPNVEPLVKTHIYERGSYGFFDPQIWETVRKDNFVLHYELVEKRPALPSVAQNVR
- the LOC120657393 gene encoding probable NOT transcription complex subunit VIP2 isoform X5, which gives rise to MIEGVGRCSVVSVSTVVCTVLLACCSGGGRNKIEIGRACCIMHFWWIIFICFDSSLLVVFKMSGLLNSNLNSSASNLPDSTGRPFTASFSGQSGSIPGFHHSGLHNIHGSFNLPNMPGSLAQRNAAMSGLPSSGVQQPGGSISGRFTSNNLPVAMSQIPHAHSGVSGRGMNVGAGPAFSSSMNIGGNIQGLSSSLGASGSRNSVPGISVSPSLGNLGPRITSSVGNIVGGSNIGRNISSGGLSVPSIASRMNLSGNTVSGNLNVQGSSRMMNGLLQQGSLRKQGVGVNTIVQQNQEFSIQNEDFPALPGFKDYAMELHHKEQLHENVPVMQTQQYPMARSVGFNLGSSYPPNRQQHQQGVNSVQNAGTQNIGLRPLNQAPPSLAPYDQILQQYQQPQTQNPFRMQQMPSAAHSFRDQIQKIQGGTSPPDPYGLLGLLGVIRMNDAELASLALGIDLTTLGLNLNSPDNLYKTFGSPWSNEPAKGDPDFHIPSCYFSEQTPALQTILFQKLHLATLFYIFYSMPKDEAQLYAAHELYSRGWFFHKESRLWFTKIPNVEPLVKTHIYERGSYGFFDPQIWETVRKDNFVLHYELVEKRPALPSVAQNVR